From the genome of Lentilactobacillus buchneri, one region includes:
- the nrdF gene encoding class 1b ribonucleoside-diphosphate reductase subunit beta, whose amino-acid sequence MTENYKAINWNAIDDQIDKATWEKLTEQFWLDTRIPLSNDLSDWRTLDQDHQWVVGHVFGGLTLLDTLQSQEGMASLRKDVQTQHETAVLNNIQFMESVHAKSYSSIFSTLNTPDQIDEIFDWSDSEEFLQNKALKIRDIYANEPDPLKKKVASVFLETFLFYSGFYTPLWYLGHNKIPNVAEIIKLILRDESVHGTYIGYKFQIGYNQLPKEKQEDMKNWIYDFLYKLYGNEEKYTHILYDQTGWTEDVLTFIRYNANKALMNLGQDPLFPDTAEDVNPVVMNGISTSTANHDFFSQVGNGYLLGNVESMKDSDYDI is encoded by the coding sequence ATGACTGAGAATTATAAAGCAATTAATTGGAACGCCATCGATGACCAAATCGACAAGGCCACTTGGGAAAAATTAACCGAGCAATTCTGGCTGGATACCCGAATTCCCCTGTCAAACGACCTATCGGACTGGCGGACGCTGGATCAAGATCATCAGTGGGTTGTCGGTCACGTCTTCGGGGGCTTAACTTTACTGGATACGCTGCAGTCCCAAGAAGGAATGGCATCGTTGCGGAAAGATGTTCAGACTCAACACGAAACCGCCGTTTTGAACAATATTCAATTTATGGAATCGGTTCATGCCAAGAGTTATTCCTCGATTTTTTCAACCCTCAACACCCCTGATCAAATTGATGAGATTTTTGACTGGAGTGACAGTGAGGAATTCCTACAGAACAAAGCACTCAAAATTCGCGACATTTATGCCAATGAACCAGACCCACTCAAGAAAAAGGTTGCCAGTGTCTTCTTAGAGACTTTCCTGTTCTACTCTGGCTTCTATACCCCACTTTGGTACCTTGGTCACAACAAGATTCCAAATGTGGCGGAAATCATTAAATTGATTCTCCGTGACGAATCAGTCCACGGCACCTACATTGGATATAAATTCCAAATTGGCTACAATCAATTGCCAAAGGAAAAACAAGAAGACATGAAGAACTGGATCTACGACTTCCTGTACAAACTGTATGGTAACGAAGAAAAGTACACCCATATTCTGTACGATCAAACCGGCTGGACAGAAGATGTTCTCACCTTCATTCGTTACAATGCCAATAAAGCGTTGATGAATTTGGGTCAGGATCCGCTCTTCCCAGACACAGCAGAAGATGTTAATCCAGTGGTCATGAACGGAATCTCAACATCGACTGCCAACCACGATTTCTTCTCACAAGTTGGTAATGGCTACCTCTTGGGGAACGTGGAGTCGATGAAAGACTCAGATTACGATATTTAA
- a CDS encoding class I SAM-dependent methyltransferase: MSEQSFYYSKNPNVESDPITWNFALLGNNLVFTSDNGVFSKHTVDYGSRVLVNHINYDLIPDGKLLDMGTGYGPIGISIAKAFPDRQIDMIDVNEVALALAKKNADANRVDNVHIFESNIYEAITDQYAAIVTNPPVRAGKKVVDAMISGAVDHLVDGGTLTVVLQKKQGAPSAKKLMTELFGDCQILKRDKGYYILQSIKKS; this comes from the coding sequence ATGTCAGAACAATCATTTTATTATTCAAAGAATCCCAACGTTGAATCCGATCCGATTACATGGAACTTTGCGTTGCTTGGAAACAACTTAGTGTTTACTTCAGATAACGGTGTGTTCTCTAAACATACGGTCGACTACGGCAGCCGGGTGCTGGTTAATCATATTAATTATGACCTTATTCCTGACGGCAAACTGTTAGATATGGGAACCGGGTACGGTCCAATTGGCATTTCAATTGCCAAAGCATTTCCGGATCGGCAGATTGATATGATTGACGTCAATGAGGTGGCCTTGGCGCTTGCCAAAAAGAATGCCGACGCTAATCGGGTTGATAACGTTCATATTTTTGAAAGTAACATATATGAAGCGATTACTGATCAGTATGCTGCCATCGTGACCAACCCACCGGTGAGAGCCGGCAAGAAAGTTGTCGATGCCATGATCTCCGGGGCAGTCGATCACTTAGTTGATGGCGGCACCTTGACGGTGGTTCTTCAAAAAAAGCAGGGCGCACCATCTGCCAAGAAATTGATGACCGAATTATTTGGTGACTGTCAGATTTTAAAACGGGACAAAGGTTACTACATTCTTCAAAGCATCAAGAAATCGTGA
- a CDS encoding YbaB/EbfC family nucleoid-associated protein has translation MMNGMNMNKMMKQMKKMQKQLGEEQENLKQQEFKGVAPDNMVEVTFGGDKKMKDIQIKPEAIDPDDPEMLGDLVLAAVNDGLSKVDKATESTMGKYTKGIPGM, from the coding sequence ATGATGAACGGTATGAACATGAACAAGATGATGAAGCAAATGAAAAAGATGCAAAAGCAACTGGGTGAAGAACAGGAGAATCTTAAACAGCAGGAATTTAAGGGCGTTGCCCCGGATAACATGGTTGAAGTGACCTTTGGCGGTGACAAAAAGATGAAGGATATCCAGATTAAGCCGGAAGCCATTGATCCCGATGACCCCGAAATGTTGGGGGATTTGGTATTAGCTGCTGTTAATGATGGTCTTTCAAAGGTTGATAAAGCGACTGAAAGCACCATGGGTAAATACACCAAAGGGATTCCGGGAATGTAG
- the tadA gene encoding tRNA adenosine(34) deaminase TadA, protein MFQADSRFMKAALIEANKAYLIGEVPIGAVVVHDGTIVGRGHNLREHLNDGTAHAEILAIQEACRTLRSWRLIDCDLYVTIEPCLMCAGAIINSRIENVCFGSRDPKAGATRSLYAVLEDSRLNHQVNVVEGLYADAASRIMKDFFKAARKKRKNKAGNSESFKL, encoded by the coding sequence ATGTTTCAAGCTGATAGTCGTTTTATGAAAGCTGCACTGATCGAAGCAAACAAGGCCTATCTAATCGGTGAAGTGCCGATTGGCGCCGTGGTCGTCCATGACGGGACAATTGTCGGGCGTGGTCACAATCTAAGAGAACATTTAAATGACGGTACGGCCCATGCTGAAATTTTAGCAATCCAAGAGGCTTGTCGAACACTGCGGAGTTGGCGGCTGATTGATTGCGATCTTTATGTGACGATTGAACCGTGCTTGATGTGTGCCGGAGCGATTATTAATTCGCGGATTGAAAATGTTTGTTTTGGCTCTCGTGATCCCAAAGCCGGCGCAACCAGAAGTTTATATGCAGTGTTGGAAGATTCCCGATTGAATCATCAAGTCAACGTTGTTGAAGGGCTTTATGCCGATGCGGCATCGCGGATCATGAAAGATTTCTTCAAGGCTGCGCGTAAGAAAAGAAAGAATAAGGCTGGCAATTCTGAATCATTTAAGTTATGA
- a CDS encoding cyclic-di-AMP receptor, with product MKLVIAIVQDKDANKLRSVFVAHDIIATRFSTTGSFLRAGNTTYLVAVDDSKVDITLKLIKETCSARQQFMTPPVSLNGDTAEHTFPIEVQVGGATVMILPIEDFKQF from the coding sequence ATGAAATTAGTCATTGCGATCGTTCAAGACAAAGATGCCAACAAGTTGCGATCAGTTTTCGTTGCTCACGATATCATCGCAACCCGATTCTCGACCACCGGTAGCTTTCTGCGAGCAGGAAATACCACTTATCTGGTCGCCGTTGATGATTCAAAAGTTGATATAACTTTGAAACTAATCAAAGAAACCTGTTCCGCTAGACAACAATTTATGACACCGCCGGTCAGCTTGAACGGTGATACGGCAGAACATACCTTTCCAATTGAAGTTCAAGTTGGTGGCGCTACGGTTATGATTTTGCCAATCGAAGATTTTAAACAGTTCTAG
- the tmk gene encoding dTMP kinase, whose product MNGKFITFEGPDGAGKTSVMNRVIEVFNQEIGDQLLVTREPGGNKISEEIRKVILDRENTEMDYRTEALLYAAARRQHLVETILPALKQNKLVLCDRYVDSSVAYQGAGRQIGMAQVAKMNEFATEKLLPFKTIYFDIPVDVGLDRIAEHRDRSKIDRLDVETNEFHKRVHEGYMKVRDENADRFISIDATQPINRVVNDTIKIIHQIASEYFKES is encoded by the coding sequence TTGAATGGTAAGTTTATAACCTTTGAAGGGCCGGACGGCGCAGGCAAAACTTCCGTGATGAATCGCGTGATTGAAGTTTTTAACCAGGAAATCGGCGATCAACTTTTGGTCACCCGAGAACCCGGTGGCAATAAAATCTCGGAAGAAATCCGCAAAGTCATTCTCGACCGTGAGAATACTGAGATGGATTATCGAACGGAAGCCTTGCTTTATGCGGCTGCTCGTCGCCAGCATCTGGTTGAAACCATTTTACCCGCACTCAAACAGAATAAATTGGTTCTGTGTGATCGTTATGTTGACAGTTCAGTAGCTTATCAGGGGGCCGGCCGTCAGATCGGTATGGCACAAGTTGCCAAGATGAATGAGTTTGCAACGGAAAAGTTGTTACCGTTCAAAACGATCTACTTTGATATCCCGGTTGACGTTGGCCTGGATCGGATCGCCGAACACCGCGACCGCAGTAAAATTGACCGGTTGGATGTTGAAACCAATGAATTTCATAAACGGGTTCATGAGGGTTATATGAAGGTCCGTGACGAAAATGCCGACCGATTTATCAGTATTGATGCAACTCAACCGATTAATCGCGTCGTTAATGATACAATTAAGATTATCCACCAAATTGCCAGTGAGTATTTTAAGGAGAGTTGA
- the nrdH gene encoding glutaredoxin-like protein NrdH, whose protein sequence is MAKITLYSKNNCMQCKMTKRYLSEHNVQFEEHNINEQPQYIDYLKQRGFMAVPVVDVDGKQAFSGFRPDQLQSIAG, encoded by the coding sequence ATGGCTAAAATCACACTATATTCAAAGAACAACTGTATGCAATGCAAAATGACAAAACGTTACCTTTCAGAACACAACGTTCAATTTGAGGAACACAACATCAACGAGCAACCACAATATATTGATTACCTGAAACAACGAGGGTTCATGGCTGTCCCCGTTGTCGATGTTGATGGTAAGCAAGCATTCAGCGGCTTTCGACCTGATCAGCTCCAATCGATTGCCGGCTAA
- a CDS encoding YaaL family protein, whose protein sequence is MFFNRLRRQNVKREYDDRLLELINNLKEEWDHAAQTQEAVADSDMEMEQETALARQKYFFIYKEARIRKIKNYQIQPSVISYDHDNFE, encoded by the coding sequence ATGTTTTTTAATCGATTAAGACGGCAAAATGTTAAACGTGAATACGACGATCGCTTGTTGGAGTTAATCAACAATTTGAAAGAAGAGTGGGATCATGCTGCTCAAACCCAAGAAGCGGTTGCTGACAGTGATATGGAGATGGAGCAGGAAACTGCGTTGGCCCGTCAAAAATATTTCTTCATATATAAAGAGGCACGAATTCGAAAAATTAAGAATTACCAAATTCAGCCCTCGGTTATCAGTTATGATCATGACAATTTTGAATAA
- a CDS encoding D-2-hydroxyacid dehydrogenase: MKFIVYNVRDDEIPFIEKWGKYHGIEVKYTTTTLNQETVEEAAGFDGISCLQTIQYSAELFESFKRLGIKYLSLRNVGVDNIDLPAAKANGVKITNVPAYSPESIAEFAVMMSLYLSRKVGYMRQQLDQKHEFHFSPNFMGRLISEQTVGVIGTGRIGQAAIKLFKGLGAKVIAYDKYPLKNTDNSFVYAKSLEQIYQESDIISIHMPATDDNYHQFNHEVFEQMKDTAILINTARGSIVDTDDLIFALQSGEIAGAGIDTIENESADLQDSRSTKKVNDPDVLKMALMPNVLVTPHSAFHTSEAVKNMIDISLGNLETMVNGKTPKDLVD; the protein is encoded by the coding sequence ATGAAATTTATTGTATACAATGTCCGAGATGATGAAATACCGTTTATTGAGAAGTGGGGGAAGTATCACGGAATTGAAGTGAAATACACCACCACAACTTTGAATCAGGAGACGGTTGAAGAAGCAGCCGGCTTTGACGGTATTTCCTGCCTTCAAACGATTCAATATTCAGCTGAATTATTTGAGTCATTTAAACGCTTAGGAATCAAATACTTATCGCTCAGAAATGTCGGGGTTGATAACATTGATTTACCAGCCGCTAAAGCCAATGGCGTTAAAATTACCAATGTGCCGGCGTACAGTCCAGAAAGTATTGCTGAATTTGCTGTGATGATGTCACTGTACCTCTCTAGAAAAGTGGGCTATATGCGTCAGCAGTTGGATCAAAAGCATGAATTTCATTTTTCGCCCAACTTCATGGGCCGTCTGATCAGCGAACAGACCGTCGGGGTGATTGGAACCGGACGGATTGGCCAGGCAGCTATCAAGCTGTTCAAAGGCTTGGGGGCAAAGGTAATTGCCTATGACAAGTATCCGCTGAAAAATACCGACAACTCGTTTGTATATGCCAAAAGCTTGGAACAAATTTATCAGGAGAGCGATATTATCTCAATTCATATGCCGGCAACTGATGATAATTATCATCAATTTAACCATGAGGTGTTTGAGCAAATGAAGGATACAGCAATCCTCATCAATACTGCTCGCGGCTCAATTGTCGATACCGATGATTTGATTTTTGCCCTCCAGAGCGGTGAAATCGCTGGTGCCGGGATCGATACAATTGAAAATGAATCTGCTGATCTCCAAGACTCCAGGTCAACCAAAAAAGTCAATGATCCGGATGTATTGAAGATGGCGTTGATGCCAAACGTCTTGGTCACGCCACATTCCGCATTCCATACCAGTGAAGCTGTGAAAAATATGATTGATATCTCACTGGGGAATCTTGAGACGATGGTCAACGGGAAGACTCCAAAGGATTTAGTAGATTAG
- the dnaX gene encoding DNA polymerase III subunit gamma/tau, translated as MSYQALYRVWRPQRFDEIVGQSIITRTLKNALITKQTSHAYLFTGPRGTGKTSAAKIFAKAVNCHYLKDGEPCNQCETCKAINEGSLNDVIEIDAASNNGVEEIRDIRDKAKYAPTQADYKVYIIDEVHMLSTGAFNALLKTLEEPPANVIFILATTEPHKIPATIISRTQKFDFKRIKPQDILERMKYILDQKKVEYDDKALKLIAKAAEGGMRDALSILDQAMSYGDNKITYENALLVTGSVTNELLTTYMQQVVNKDTKSALITIQKILDEGKDASRFIEDLTSYCQDILLYQQDPGIVEEMELGIIDDQFKTLSGQISDQAIYQMINELNAISNSLRFTAHPDVYLEVLTVKITHLDATNQPKAVSAPQSQQSAKTAAAPEVNAEIQQLTQQVAELKAEVADLKRESTPQSPTVSTPEPAKVSEAHSMDNHIELAKIYPILGKATRKQLNQFKSVWPDLMDALSVTQRAVMHVSSPVAASAGGVIVAFEYPFLYQKAQGDTDLKDALENNLDRIVGKAPQIVFVPENQWPDIRREYLASHKDKIKKAGSQSKEANDPKAEPADDDPEPTKEEPDSQPVVKKAAELFGTDILDIKDD; from the coding sequence ATGAGCTATCAAGCATTATATCGGGTTTGGCGACCACAAAGATTTGATGAGATCGTCGGCCAGTCGATTATCACCAGAACATTAAAAAATGCGCTAATTACTAAACAAACGAGTCATGCCTATTTGTTTACCGGTCCTCGGGGAACAGGTAAAACTTCGGCAGCCAAAATTTTTGCCAAGGCAGTGAACTGTCACTACTTAAAAGATGGTGAGCCCTGCAACCAGTGCGAGACTTGTAAAGCAATTAATGAGGGCAGTTTAAATGATGTCATTGAGATTGATGCCGCTTCCAACAACGGTGTTGAAGAAATCCGGGATATCCGGGACAAGGCGAAATACGCCCCAACTCAGGCTGATTACAAAGTCTACATCATCGATGAAGTTCATATGCTTTCAACGGGGGCTTTCAATGCTCTGCTAAAAACGCTGGAGGAACCACCGGCTAACGTAATCTTTATTTTAGCAACCACTGAACCGCACAAGATTCCGGCAACGATCATCTCCAGGACACAAAAATTTGACTTTAAGCGGATTAAACCTCAGGATATTTTGGAAAGAATGAAATATATCCTTGATCAAAAAAAGGTTGAGTACGACGACAAAGCCTTGAAATTAATTGCCAAAGCTGCTGAGGGCGGGATGCGGGATGCCTTGAGTATCCTCGATCAGGCGATGTCTTATGGTGACAATAAAATTACTTATGAGAACGCCTTACTTGTGACCGGCAGCGTGACCAATGAATTATTAACCACCTATATGCAGCAGGTGGTCAACAAGGACACCAAGAGCGCGTTGATCACCATTCAAAAAATATTGGATGAGGGTAAAGACGCCAGCCGGTTCATTGAAGATTTGACCAGTTACTGCCAGGATATTCTGTTGTATCAACAGGACCCCGGAATCGTTGAAGAAATGGAACTGGGGATCATTGATGACCAGTTCAAGACCTTAAGTGGCCAGATCAGCGATCAAGCCATTTATCAGATGATTAATGAATTGAATGCGATTTCTAATTCATTGCGGTTTACCGCTCATCCAGATGTTTATCTGGAGGTCTTGACGGTCAAAATTACCCATTTGGATGCCACAAATCAGCCCAAGGCCGTTTCAGCACCACAATCACAGCAGTCGGCTAAAACGGCCGCGGCCCCGGAAGTTAATGCGGAAATTCAACAATTGACGCAGCAAGTTGCCGAACTCAAGGCGGAAGTTGCCGATCTCAAACGGGAATCGACACCTCAGTCACCAACAGTCAGCACGCCGGAGCCTGCCAAAGTCAGTGAGGCTCACTCAATGGACAATCACATTGAGCTGGCTAAAATCTATCCAATTTTGGGTAAAGCCACCCGGAAACAATTAAATCAATTTAAATCAGTTTGGCCGGACTTGATGGATGCCTTGTCGGTGACCCAACGGGCTGTCATGCACGTGTCATCGCCGGTGGCTGCCAGTGCCGGCGGAGTAATTGTTGCCTTCGAATACCCATTTTTGTATCAGAAGGCTCAAGGCGACACTGATTTGAAGGATGCTCTTGAAAACAATTTGGATCGTATTGTGGGAAAAGCCCCTCAAATTGTGTTTGTTCCGGAAAATCAGTGGCCCGATATTCGCCGTGAGTATTTGGCCAGTCACAAAGACAAGATAAAAAAGGCTGGCTCCCAATCCAAAGAAGCAAACGACCCAAAAGCTGAACCGGCTGATGACGATCCGGAACCGACAAAAGAAGAGCCGGACAGTCAACCAGTCGTTAAGAAGGCTGCCGAACTTTTCGGCACCGACATTTTAGATATCAAAGATGATTAA
- the recR gene encoding recombination mediator RecR codes for MQYPEAIAKLIDSYMKLPGIGSKTATRLAFYTVDMNEDDVKAFSKALVATKNDLHYCSICGNLTDEDPCEICRDKTRDQSTILVVEEPKDVMVMEKVQEYHGLYHVLHGVLSPIEGKGPEDLNISSLIKRLQQNKAVKEVIVATNATPEGEATAMYLSKLIKPAGIKVTRLAHGLSVGSDIEYADEVTLFKAVQGRTEI; via the coding sequence ATGCAATATCCTGAAGCAATTGCAAAGTTAATTGATAGTTATATGAAGTTACCGGGAATCGGGAGTAAGACAGCTACCAGACTTGCTTTTTACACCGTCGATATGAATGAAGATGATGTCAAAGCGTTTTCAAAGGCGCTGGTTGCCACCAAGAACGACCTTCATTACTGTTCGATTTGTGGTAATCTAACCGATGAAGATCCCTGTGAAATTTGTCGTGATAAAACCCGTGATCAATCAACCATCCTAGTGGTGGAAGAACCCAAAGACGTGATGGTAATGGAAAAGGTCCAGGAGTACCACGGCCTTTATCATGTTTTGCATGGGGTACTGTCACCAATTGAAGGCAAAGGACCTGAAGACCTTAATATTAGTTCACTGATCAAACGACTCCAGCAAAATAAAGCCGTTAAAGAAGTGATTGTGGCCACCAATGCCACCCCGGAAGGCGAAGCCACTGCAATGTACTTGAGCAAGTTGATTAAACCCGCTGGGATCAAAGTGACTCGTTTGGCTCACGGATTATCCGTTGGATCAGATATCGAATATGCTGATGAAGTCACGTTGTTTAAGGCAGTCCAAGGACGGACTGAAATTTAA
- the nrdE gene encoding class 1b ribonucleoside-diphosphate reductase subunit alpha, which translates to MSLHNLKDVTYFDLNNEINIPVNGQIPLQKDKEALEAFLKENVQPNLMKFDSLSDRFDYLIKNNYYEADFIHKYQLSFVEKLYQYLNDQDFHFKSFMAAYKFYAQYALKTNDNDLYLESFLDRVAANALFFADGDEQLAMDLADEIVHQRYQPATPSFLNAGRENRGEFVSCFLIQTTDDMNTIGRTINSALQLSRIGGGVGINLSNLREAGAPIKHIEGAASGVVPVMKLLEDSFSYSNQLGQRQGAGVVYLSVFHPDIIEFLGAKKENADEKIRLKTLSLGVTVPDKFYQLIKADADMYLFSPYDVEREYGVPFSYVDITKEYDNLVANDKISKKKIKARDLETEISKLQQESGYPYIINIDTANRSNPIAGRIVMSNLCSEILQVQTPSTVDNQQHYIKMGKDISCNLGSTNINNMMAGDDFGHSVESMVRALTFVTDHSNIDVVPSIQKGNKESHSIGLGGMGLHSFLAKHHMYYGSPESIEFTSVYFMLLNYWSLVASNKIAKERKETFVNFENSKYADGSYFDKYLDGSFAPKSAEVKALFKDDWIPTKEDWENLKESVMKDGLYHQNRLAVAPNGSISYINDTTASLHPIINRIEERQESKIGKIYYPAPYLSNDTMPYYTSAYDMDMRKVIDIYAAAQQHIDQGMALTLFMRSTIPEGLYEWKNGRTDKMTTRDLNILRNYAYKKGVKSIYYIRTFTDDQQEVGSNECESCVI; encoded by the coding sequence ATGTCACTTCACAACCTTAAGGATGTTACCTACTTTGATTTGAACAACGAAATTAACATCCCCGTCAACGGGCAGATTCCACTGCAAAAAGACAAGGAAGCCCTCGAGGCCTTTTTAAAAGAAAACGTTCAGCCAAACTTAATGAAGTTTGACAGTCTCAGCGATCGGTTTGATTACCTGATCAAAAACAACTATTACGAAGCCGATTTTATTCATAAATATCAACTATCCTTTGTCGAAAAACTGTACCAGTACTTAAACGATCAGGATTTCCACTTTAAATCATTTATGGCAGCCTACAAATTCTACGCCCAATATGCTTTGAAAACCAACGACAATGATTTATATCTGGAAAGCTTCCTGGATCGGGTCGCCGCTAACGCCCTCTTCTTCGCTGACGGTGACGAGCAGTTGGCAATGGATTTGGCCGACGAAATTGTCCACCAGCGTTACCAACCGGCCACACCAAGCTTCTTGAACGCCGGCCGGGAAAATCGTGGCGAATTTGTATCTTGTTTTCTGATTCAAACCACCGATGATATGAATACGATTGGCCGGACGATTAATTCGGCCCTGCAGCTGTCAAGAATTGGCGGTGGCGTTGGAATTAACCTTTCCAATCTTCGTGAAGCCGGTGCCCCAATCAAACATATCGAAGGTGCCGCTTCCGGTGTGGTTCCGGTCATGAAATTACTTGAGGACAGCTTTTCATACTCCAACCAGTTGGGTCAGCGTCAAGGTGCCGGAGTCGTTTACCTCTCAGTCTTTCATCCAGACATTATCGAATTTTTGGGTGCCAAAAAGGAAAACGCCGACGAGAAAATCCGCCTGAAGACTTTATCATTGGGAGTGACCGTTCCCGATAAATTCTACCAATTGATTAAAGCCGATGCTGACATGTACTTATTCAGCCCCTACGATGTTGAACGTGAATACGGCGTGCCATTCTCTTACGTCGACATTACCAAGGAATATGATAATTTGGTTGCCAATGACAAGATCTCCAAAAAGAAGATCAAGGCTCGTGATTTGGAAACTGAAATCAGTAAGCTGCAACAAGAATCAGGTTACCCATACATCATTAATATTGACACTGCCAACCGCTCCAATCCGATTGCCGGTCGAATTGTGATGAGTAACTTATGTTCAGAAATCCTCCAGGTTCAAACCCCATCCACTGTTGATAACCAGCAGCATTACATCAAAATGGGCAAGGATATTTCCTGCAATCTGGGATCAACCAACATTAATAATATGATGGCTGGCGATGACTTTGGTCATTCAGTTGAAAGCATGGTCCGCGCATTAACATTTGTCACCGACCACTCCAACATCGACGTGGTTCCTTCAATTCAAAAAGGCAATAAAGAATCACATTCAATCGGCCTTGGCGGCATGGGACTACACAGTTTCTTAGCCAAGCACCATATGTACTACGGCTCGCCTGAATCGATTGAATTTACCAGTGTCTACTTCATGCTATTAAACTACTGGAGCTTAGTTGCATCTAACAAGATCGCCAAGGAACGCAAAGAAACTTTCGTCAACTTCGAAAACAGCAAGTACGCTGACGGCAGCTATTTTGACAAATATCTGGACGGATCATTTGCACCAAAATCTGCCGAAGTAAAAGCTTTGTTCAAAGACGATTGGATTCCAACTAAGGAAGATTGGGAAAACCTCAAGGAATCAGTCATGAAAGACGGCTTATACCACCAAAATCGGTTAGCAGTTGCGCCAAACGGTTCTATTTCTTACATTAACGATACGACTGCCAGCCTTCACCCGATTATCAACCGAATTGAAGAACGTCAGGAATCCAAGATTGGTAAGATTTATTATCCAGCCCCATACCTTTCAAATGACACAATGCCTTACTATACTTCAGCCTATGACATGGATATGCGTAAGGTGATTGACATCTATGCTGCCGCACAGCAGCATATTGACCAGGGAATGGCATTAACCCTCTTTATGCGTTCAACCATCCCAGAAGGCCTGTATGAATGGAAAAACGGCCGGACAGACAAGATGACGACCCGGGATCTCAATATCTTGAGAAACTACGCATACAAAAAGGGCGTCAAATCAATTTACTATATTCGAACTTTCACTGACGATCAACAAGAAGTTGGTTCCAACGAATGTGAAAGCTGCGTTATTTAA